From one Butyricimonas faecihominis genomic stretch:
- the ispF gene encoding 2-C-methyl-D-erythritol 2,4-cyclodiphosphate synthase, which produces MKIKTGIGIDVHRLEPGLDFWLGGIKLEHEKGCVAHSDGDVLIHAICDALLGAAGLDDIGVYFPDTDPAYKGIDSKILLKKVIDMIENKGFAIGNIDCVICLQRPKIKMRTLEMRECLSEIMGIDVDEITIKATTTEKLGFEGREEGVSAYVTVLIIKL; this is translated from the coding sequence ATGAAAATAAAAACAGGTATAGGGATCGATGTCCATCGGCTGGAGCCGGGACTGGACTTTTGGTTAGGAGGGATTAAACTGGAACATGAAAAAGGGTGCGTGGCCCATTCGGATGGGGATGTGTTGATTCACGCAATATGTGATGCACTTTTGGGAGCTGCCGGGCTGGATGATATTGGGGTATATTTCCCGGATACGGACCCCGCTTACAAGGGTATTGATAGTAAAATTCTGTTGAAGAAGGTGATCGATATGATTGAGAACAAGGGATTTGCTATTGGTAATATTGATTGCGTGATATGCCTGCAAAGGCCGAAAATTAAAATGCGGACCTTGGAGATGCGGGAGTGTTTGTCTGAAATTATGGGGATTGATGTAGATGAAATAACCATCAAGGCTACCACGACGGAGAAACTGGGCTTTGAGGGGAGAGAAGAGGGGGTTTCGGCTTACGTGACGGTGCTGATTATTAAGTTATAA
- a CDS encoding UDP-N-acetylmuramoyl-tripeptide--D-alanyl-D-alanine ligase: protein MKELESIYNSFLAGSRITTDSREVKTGDIFIALKGENHNGNTFAEKAVAQGAKHVVIDEAAYNTAPQCVLVPDTLQFLQQLANHHRRKLNIPILGITGTNGKTTTKELCHAVLSKKYNTVATKGNLNNHIGVPLTLLSMDASTEFGIVEMGANHPGEIKELCKIVEPDYGIITNIGYAHLEGFGSYENIIQTKRALYESVKEKSGILFVNGEDKLLCQLSEGQKRYTYGIDGHFTNGEIVQTTPYLVYALKTHHGQLYIRTKLIGGYNFDNAMAATTVGTYFNIDPLQIQAAIEAYTPSNLRSQLLKTERNTIILDAYNANPSSMQVAISNFGEMKADNKLLIIGEMRELGAISEESHKNIVELMKKNNFPRVFLVGSSFESIANNYTFTRYFPDTDTLIEYLKANEIRHAFILIKGSRGNKLERITEYL, encoded by the coding sequence ATGAAAGAGCTTGAATCAATATATAATTCTTTTCTGGCAGGTAGCCGGATTACAACAGACTCCCGAGAGGTAAAAACAGGAGATATATTCATTGCCTTAAAGGGTGAAAATCACAACGGTAACACCTTTGCAGAGAAAGCCGTGGCCCAAGGAGCGAAACACGTCGTTATTGATGAGGCCGCCTACAACACGGCTCCCCAATGCGTACTCGTTCCCGACACCCTGCAATTCCTGCAACAACTGGCCAACCACCACCGCCGGAAATTGAACATCCCCATCTTGGGAATCACCGGGACAAACGGCAAAACTACCACTAAAGAATTATGTCACGCCGTTCTTTCCAAAAAATATAATACCGTTGCCACGAAAGGCAATTTAAACAACCATATCGGTGTACCCCTCACCCTGTTAAGCATGGACGCCTCCACGGAATTCGGTATCGTGGAAATGGGAGCCAACCATCCGGGGGAAATAAAAGAACTATGTAAGATTGTTGAACCGGACTACGGTATCATCACGAACATCGGGTACGCCCACTTGGAAGGGTTCGGGAGCTACGAAAATATCATCCAAACCAAAAGAGCCCTTTACGAATCCGTGAAGGAGAAATCGGGAATTTTATTCGTGAACGGGGAAGATAAATTATTGTGCCAACTATCTGAAGGCCAAAAAAGATACACCTATGGCATCGACGGACATTTCACGAACGGGGAAATCGTTCAGACCACCCCTTACCTCGTGTATGCCTTGAAAACCCATCACGGACAACTATACATCCGGACGAAACTCATCGGGGGATATAACTTCGACAACGCCATGGCAGCCACCACGGTTGGAACGTATTTCAATATCGATCCTTTACAAATACAGGCCGCCATCGAGGCTTACACTCCCTCTAACCTTCGCTCGCAACTACTGAAAACGGAACGCAACACGATCATCCTGGATGCCTACAACGCTAACCCGAGCAGTATGCAAGTCGCCATTTCCAATTTCGGGGAAATGAAAGCAGACAACAAATTACTGATTATCGGGGAAATGCGTGAACTGGGAGCCATTTCTGAAGAGTCCCACAAAAACATCGTGGAACTCATGAAGAAAAACAATTTTCCCCGGGTATTCCTCGTGGGGTCGAGTTTTGAATCCATCGCAAATAACTATACCTTTACGCGTTACTTCCCCGACACGGACACGCTGATCGAGTATCTCAAAGCGAACGAGATCCGCCACGCTTTTATCCTGATAAAAGGTTCACGGGGAAATAAACTGGAAAGGATTACAGAATACTTATAA
- a CDS encoding polyprenol monophosphomannose synthase produces MNDRVVIIPTYNEKENIENILRYVFKLEPKFDVLVIEDNSPDGTAQIVKRLQSEFPQLHMIERKGKLGLGTAYITGFKWSLEHGYNYIFEMDADFSHNPDDLVKLYHACESGEGDMAIGSRYVTGVNVVNWPMGRVLMSYFASKYVRFITGMKIHDATAGFVCYTRKVLESIDLDNIRFKGYAFQIEMKFTAWTLGFKLKEVPIIFTDRTLGTSKMSGGIFNEAFWGVITMKLRSLGKRKKIEN; encoded by the coding sequence ATGAACGACAGAGTTGTCATCATACCGACCTATAACGAAAAAGAGAATATCGAAAACATTCTCCGTTATGTTTTTAAACTGGAACCAAAGTTTGATGTGCTCGTGATAGAGGACAACTCTCCCGACGGCACGGCCCAGATTGTAAAACGTCTGCAATCCGAGTTCCCACAACTTCACATGATCGAACGTAAAGGAAAGCTAGGACTCGGCACGGCCTATATCACCGGATTCAAATGGTCTCTGGAACACGGGTATAACTACATCTTCGAGATGGACGCGGATTTCTCCCATAACCCCGATGATCTGGTCAAATTGTATCACGCCTGCGAAAGCGGGGAAGGCGATATGGCGATCGGTTCCCGCTACGTCACAGGTGTTAACGTCGTGAACTGGCCCATGGGACGGGTTCTCATGTCCTATTTTGCCTCCAAATACGTAAGATTCATCACGGGTATGAAAATACACGATGCCACAGCCGGATTCGTTTGTTACACCCGGAAAGTCTTGGAATCCATTGACCTTGACAACATCCGTTTCAAAGGCTACGCCTTCCAGATCGAAATGAAATTCACGGCGTGGACCTTGGGATTCAAGCTGAAAGAAGTCCCCATCATTTTCACAGACCGTACCCTCGGCACGTCCAAAATGAGCGGTGGCATCTTCAACGAGGCCTTTTGGGGTGTCATCACGATGAAACTCCGGAGCTTGGGAAAACGTAAGAAAATTGAAAATTGA
- a CDS encoding dihydroorotase: MRILLQGGTIINEGRTFKGDLLIHNDRIEKIIEGELDSVPGDIKVIDATGKYVIPGVIDDQVHFREPGLTHKGDIREGSRAAAAGGVTSFMDMPNVKPPTVTNELLREKQQIAKENAAVNYSFYLGATVDNIDEIKKVDPHTTCGIKIFMGSSTGNMLVDSREALEKIFAESPILIATHCEDSPTIDRNLELYKQQYGEGIPPFCHPLIRNRECCYTSSSLAAELARKHNSRLHILHLSTKEELELLDQGPRTQKHITGEVCVHHLWFNDQAYHTKGNLVKWNPAIKTEEDRQALLQALNDNRLDIIATDHAPHLPEEKAGVYTKSASGGPMVQHSLTVMLELMEKGQITLENIVDKMCHAPADIFHVEERGYLREGYKADIAIFEKHPWTVKKENLLYKCGWSPLEDMSFTYRVSMTLVNGQIVYDHGKINDDVRGEMLTFY, from the coding sequence ATGCGTATATTACTTCAAGGCGGAACCATCATAAACGAGGGGAGAACCTTCAAAGGGGATCTCCTGATTCACAACGATCGTATCGAGAAAATCATAGAAGGCGAATTGGATTCAGTTCCCGGGGACATCAAAGTTATCGATGCCACGGGGAAATACGTCATACCGGGAGTGATTGACGATCAAGTACACTTCCGCGAACCCGGACTCACCCACAAAGGAGACATCCGGGAAGGTAGCCGGGCGGCAGCAGCCGGGGGCGTGACCTCTTTCATGGATATGCCTAACGTGAAACCTCCCACCGTAACCAACGAATTACTTCGGGAAAAACAACAGATTGCCAAGGAGAACGCGGCTGTCAACTACTCGTTTTACCTCGGTGCCACCGTTGACAATATCGACGAGATTAAAAAGGTCGATCCTCACACGACTTGCGGCATTAAAATTTTCATGGGTTCCTCCACGGGTAATATGCTGGTGGATAGCCGGGAGGCCTTGGAAAAGATATTTGCCGAATCCCCCATTCTTATCGCAACCCATTGCGAGGATTCGCCCACGATAGACCGTAACTTGGAACTATACAAGCAACAGTACGGGGAAGGCATTCCTCCTTTCTGCCATCCTTTGATCCGCAACCGGGAGTGTTGTTACACCAGCTCTTCGCTAGCAGCCGAGCTGGCACGTAAACACAACAGCCGCCTGCACATACTTCATCTAAGCACGAAAGAAGAATTGGAATTACTGGATCAAGGTCCCCGCACCCAAAAACACATCACCGGGGAAGTATGCGTTCACCATCTTTGGTTCAATGATCAGGCCTACCACACCAAAGGCAACCTCGTCAAGTGGAATCCTGCCATCAAAACTGAAGAGGATCGGCAAGCCCTGTTACAAGCCTTGAATGACAACCGTTTGGACATCATCGCCACGGATCACGCTCCCCATCTCCCGGAAGAAAAAGCCGGAGTGTACACCAAATCAGCCAGCGGTGGCCCGATGGTACAACACTCGCTGACCGTCATGCTAGAACTCATGGAGAAAGGCCAGATCACGCTTGAAAACATCGTGGACAAAATGTGTCATGCCCCTGCCGACATTTTCCATGTCGAAGAAAGAGGCTACCTGCGGGAAGGTTACAAGGCTGACATCGCCATCTTCGAGAAACACCCGTGGACCGTGAAGAAAGAAAATTTACTTTACAAATGCGGCTG
- a CDS encoding META domain-containing protein, protein MRKTTILMMIAVTLGFSGCKSNSGDKAQLTANEWQLKEMTTTKGKTTLPQRVPTLMLTDTNTMYGFSGCNRFFGRYSTEGNTIKLEPGGSTMMACPDLQFESKYIQTLAAMTSYSIENKELKLTDKDRKQTLVFVPKTEEKVGVANDAHGCNGAAGYTWSEARKDCIRLFESGVRMNPVNDPQATLSTFIVFSTDSTLAEVFIPNMENNPLLNRRELPKGGYAWNVEDDDTYNVRQVNGQWIIEQRGETLYTETPESVINVVFQGGDGKTKMLYQVEVTFYPAEELAVVTLDDQTYELPQQRMASGYMYKNDQVSLMGKGKEAELTLPDGKVLKLHEKK, encoded by the coding sequence ATGAGAAAAACAACTATTTTAATGATGATCGCCGTGACGCTTGGCTTCTCTGGCTGTAAAAGTAACAGCGGAGACAAAGCGCAACTGACTGCCAACGAATGGCAACTGAAAGAGATGACAACCACAAAGGGGAAAACCACTCTTCCGCAACGAGTACCCACCCTCATGCTGACCGACACCAACACGATGTACGGATTCTCCGGGTGTAACCGATTTTTCGGAAGATACTCCACGGAAGGTAACACCATCAAGTTAGAACCGGGTGGAAGCACCATGATGGCTTGTCCGGATCTACAATTCGAGAGCAAATACATCCAGACTTTGGCTGCCATGACCTCGTACAGCATTGAAAACAAAGAATTGAAATTAACGGATAAAGACCGGAAACAAACTCTTGTTTTCGTGCCTAAAACAGAAGAAAAAGTTGGTGTCGCAAACGACGCCCACGGATGTAACGGCGCGGCAGGCTACACTTGGTCTGAAGCTAGAAAAGACTGTATCCGCCTGTTCGAATCCGGTGTTCGCATGAACCCGGTTAACGATCCGCAAGCCACACTTTCCACCTTCATCGTGTTCTCCACCGATTCCACGTTGGCCGAAGTATTTATTCCCAACATGGAAAACAACCCGCTACTAAACAGACGTGAACTACCGAAAGGCGGTTACGCTTGGAACGTGGAAGATGACGACACCTATAACGTAAGACAGGTAAACGGACAATGGATCATCGAACAACGCGGTGAAACATTGTACACCGAAACTCCCGAAAGCGTGATTAACGTGGTATTCCAAGGCGGTGACGGTAAAACCAAAATGCTATACCAAGTAGAAGTTACCTTCTATCCCGCGGAAGAACTGGCAGTCGTGACACTTGACGACCAGACCTACGAGCTACCGCAGCAACGCATGGCTTCCGGCTACATGTACAAAAACGATCAAGTAAGCCTGATGGGAAAAGGGAAAGAAGCCGAATTAACCCTCCCCGACGGAAAAGTATTGAAACTACATGAAAAGAAATAG